TTTTTCACAATTTAAAATTACAAAAACAGTATGATTAAATACTCATGTTCTTAGGCTTTACACCATGTTTACGCGTGTCTTCTTTTGTTAGTGTTTTAAAACTTTCAGACTTTGGGAATTTATCTGCTAACTTTTTTAAAGCTTGAGGTAGTGCACAAAGTTTTCGAGTTTTAAGGTCTATCCAACCGCCTTGCATTTCGCAATGCGCAAGATTTACACCTTTATGGTTATAAAAATTATGTTCAAACATAAAAAACATACCATCTTCACTTAATCCAGAAACTTCAATAGTAACTGTGATTGGTGCGCCAATAAAAGACTCTTTGAAGTAAAACATATGCTCATAAAAAACAACTGGACCAATCCCATGTTTCATAATTTCTGCCATAGAAAACCCTTGCTCTGCAAAAAAAGACATACGTGCATGACTCATAAAATTTGTATACGCTGAGTTGGCTAAATGTCCATTTGCGTCCACATCACTCCATCGAATTTCAAATTGTTTTTTGTACATAATTTCATTCATTTTATTGAAGCTGCAAAGATAAAATTAAAACCGTTCTATTTTGTACCTTTGACCAACTTTAAAAGTTCTGTATTACATGATACAATCTATGACTGGTTATGGGAAATCTGTCCTTCAGCTTCCAACCAAAAAAATTACAATAGAGTTAAAATCACTTAACAGTAAAAACCTAGACCTAAACGCACGTATGCCTTCAATGTATCGTGCCAAAGAGTTAGATATTCGTAAGCTTATTGCCAAACACTTAGTAAGAGGAAAAGTCGATTTTTCGCTTTATGTAGAGGTTACAGGTGATGATAGTAGCACAAAAATTAATACAACTGTTGTTAAAGAATACATCAAACAACTAAAAGATGTTATTAATACAGGCGAAGAAACTGAATATTTAAAAATGGCAGTACGTTTGCCAGATGCAATTACAACAGAGCGTGACGAAATTGATGAAGATGAATGGTCAGCTATAGAAACTGAAATAAATAATGCCATTGAGCGTATTAAAACCTATCGTAAAGACGAAGGTGAAACTTTAAAGCAAGATTTTGAATCTAGGATTGCAACATTACGAGATTTACTAAATCAGGTTATAAAAATGGACCCAGACCGTATTGATGGTGTGCGTACAAGGCTTGAAAAAGGCATAGCAGATATCAAAGAAAAAGTGGACGAAAACCGTTTTGAACAAGAGCTTGTTTACTATATCGAAAAATTTGATATTACTGAAGAAAAGGTAAGACTAGACAATCATTTAGACTACTTTATTTCATCTTTAAATTCTGAAGATTCTAACGGCAAAAAGTTAGGCTTTATATCACAAGAAATAGGAAGAGAAATTAATACTATTGGGTCTAAATCTAATTATGCGCCAATGCAAAAGTTAGTCGTACAAATGAAAGACGAACTTGAGAAGATTAAAGAACAAATGCTAAACGCGTTATAAAGTGGCAGAAAATAACACAAGACAACAAGGCAAACTAATTGTGTTTTCTGCGCCATCAGGTTCAGGAAAAACTACAATTGTACGTCATTTACTAAAACAAGAAGAGCTTAATTTAGAATTTTCTATCTCTGCAACTTCTCGCGAAAAACGAGGTAAAGAAGTACATGGTAAAGATTACTACTATCTGTCACTTACAGAATTTAAAAATAAAATTAAAGCTGACGAATTTTTGGAGTGGGAAGAAGTATATAGAGATAACTTTTACGGTACTTTAAAAAGTGAAATCGAACGTATTTGGGCAAAGGGTAAGCATGTTATTTTTGATATTGATGTATCTGGAGGATTACGTATAAAACGTAAATTCCCTGAAAAAACATTAGCAATTTTTGTAAAGCCACCAGACCTAAACGAGCTCGTAAGACGCTTAAAAGACCGTGGCGAAGAAAGTGAAGAAAAAATAAGCATGCGAGTATCTAAAGCACCTGCGGAATTAGCAACAGCACCTCTTTTTGATGAGATTGTTGTTAATAAAGATTTAGAGCAAGCTTTAGATGATGCTTATAAATTGGTTTCAGAATTTATAAAAGATTAAGTAATTTGTCATTCTGAACGTAGTGAAGAATCTCATAATTGTAGTTTATATTTTTTAGATTCTTCGTTTCACTCTGAATGACAAAACGTTATAAATTATAAATATGCTGAAACAAGTTCAGTATTACTAAGATTATGAAAATAGGCTTATACTTCGGAACGTTTAATCCAATACATATTGGGCATTTGACCATAGCCAATCACATGGCCGAGCATAGTGATTTGGACCAGATTTGGTTTGTAGTCACACCTTTAAGTCCTTTTAAAAAGAAAAGCTCATTATTAGACAATTACCAACGTTTAGAAATAGTACATCTAGCCACTAAAGATTATGACAAGTTAAGACCTAGCGATATCGAGTTTGGCCTTAAACAGCCCAATTATACAATAGATACACTTACCTATTTACAAGAAAAGTTTCCAAAAAACAACTTTTCTTTAATTATGGGCGAGGACAACTTAAAGGGTTTTCACAAGTGGAAAAACTACGAGCTTATTTTAGAAAATCACGACATCTATGTGTATCCAAGAATTTCTGAAGGCAGCATTGAAACTCGATTTGATGGACACCCAAAAATTCACCATGTTAATGCACCGATAATGGAAATTTCTTCGACATTCATCCGCAAACAAATTAAAGCAGGTAAAAATATAAGACCATTATTACCAGAACATGTTTGGGCTTATGTAGATGAGATGAATTTTTTCAGATAAACTATAGTCATATTTTTCATTCTGAGTGAAACGAAGAATCTCATACTAAAATCAATATAGATTCTTCACTACGTTCTGAATGACACTCAGATCAAAAACAATTCTTATCAGAAATGATAAAACGCGTTTTCTAAATGCTCAATTTTAAATTTGCCTTTTTCTTTTACAATTGCTATAATATCAAAACGTACCTCAACGTCTAAATCATTCACTGTAACATATTCATCGACAGCTTTAACTAAATTTTTAATCTGTTTTGGTTTTACAAAATCTTGAGGGTTTCCAAAATCTGTTGTGGAGCGAGTTTTTACTTCTACAATAGCCAGAATATCTTTTTTCTGAGCAATGATATCAACTTCAGCTTTTTCAAAACGGTAATTGCGTTCAACTATTTCGTAATCATCCTTTAAAAGAAAATCTACAGCAAGTTGTTCTCCCTTTTTTCCGAGTTCGTTATGTTGTGCCATATGACTAAAATAGAAAAATAGTATTACTTTTAAATTGTAATATAAAACCTCGACTTATCAATTCACTATTTGATTTCCCGTTTAGCTTCGGGCAGAAAAGTTCTTTACTCCTGATTTTCTTTTTTCATGGAATAGTTTTTTCTTTTCTACTATTACGAATTGGCATTCTTAACAAAAACAAGGCTGCTAAATGGCTTAGCCTATTACTGTTTTTATATGCCATGTATATAACACCTTACATGTTAGGTTATTCAGGATGGTATTCAGATAATTTAAGAGTCAATATTTTATTCTTTAAACCATATACAGCGGATATTCTATTCTTTATACCGTTTATGCAAGTTTTGTTGATTGGACCTGTCGTTTACTTTTACACCAAGAGTATATTAAA
This DNA window, taken from Winogradskyella sp. PC-19, encodes the following:
- a CDS encoding acyl-CoA thioesterase, with translation MYKKQFEIRWSDVDANGHLANSAYTNFMSHARMSFFAEQGFSMAEIMKHGIGPVVFYEHMFYFKESFIGAPITVTIEVSGLSEDGMFFMFEHNFYNHKGVNLAHCEMQGGWIDLKTRKLCALPQALKKLADKFPKSESFKTLTKEDTRKHGVKPKNMSI
- the gmk gene encoding guanylate kinase, which encodes MAENNTRQQGKLIVFSAPSGSGKTTIVRHLLKQEELNLEFSISATSREKRGKEVHGKDYYYLSLTEFKNKIKADEFLEWEEVYRDNFYGTLKSEIERIWAKGKHVIFDIDVSGGLRIKRKFPEKTLAIFVKPPDLNELVRRLKDRGEESEEKISMRVSKAPAELATAPLFDEIVVNKDLEQALDDAYKLVSEFIKD
- the nadD gene encoding nicotinate (nicotinamide) nucleotide adenylyltransferase encodes the protein MKIGLYFGTFNPIHIGHLTIANHMAEHSDLDQIWFVVTPLSPFKKKSSLLDNYQRLEIVHLATKDYDKLRPSDIEFGLKQPNYTIDTLTYLQEKFPKNNFSLIMGEDNLKGFHKWKNYELILENHDIYVYPRISEGSIETRFDGHPKIHHVNAPIMEISSTFIRKQIKAGKNIRPLLPEHVWAYVDEMNFFR
- a CDS encoding YraN family protein — protein: MAQHNELGKKGEQLAVDFLLKDDYEIVERNYRFEKAEVDIIAQKKDILAIVEVKTRSTTDFGNPQDFVKPKQIKNLVKAVDEYVTVNDLDVEVRFDIIAIVKEKGKFKIEHLENAFYHF
- a CDS encoding YicC/YloC family endoribonuclease — encoded protein: MIQSMTGYGKSVLQLPTKKITIELKSLNSKNLDLNARMPSMYRAKELDIRKLIAKHLVRGKVDFSLYVEVTGDDSSTKINTTVVKEYIKQLKDVINTGEETEYLKMAVRLPDAITTERDEIDEDEWSAIETEINNAIERIKTYRKDEGETLKQDFESRIATLRDLLNQVIKMDPDRIDGVRTRLEKGIADIKEKVDENRFEQELVYYIEKFDITEEKVRLDNHLDYFISSLNSEDSNGKKLGFISQEIGREINTIGSKSNYAPMQKLVVQMKDELEKIKEQMLNAL